A segment of the Toxotes jaculatrix isolate fToxJac2 chromosome 2, fToxJac2.pri, whole genome shotgun sequence genome:
cagagaggactGAGAAGAAACTGGCCAGAAGAGGAACTGATTTAACTGACCAACTATGCctataaatacaacaaaaaaaacccaggaGCAGTGTTCACACTCCATGCACAATCCTGCCAAGAAACCATACGGGGAAAAACATTTACCATTACTAGCGTCTGGAAAAACAAAGTTCTGGTGGtgcctcttgtgttttttttttctaattctgaGTGGCTTACTTGGTTCTGGTTCATCATTCTGGAAAACTCTGGGTGCTGTCGTTGGGGCGAGAGGAAGTGGAGGTCCCACAGTGAGCCTGAAAATGCGTCTCTCATGCAGACCACAGTAGTGGTGGTGCAGATGGCAGGAGTACAGTCCTTTATCAACAGGCTTCAAGTCAGAGATGGTCAGTGAGAAGTCTCCAAATGTAAAAGCATCTTCGGCCACACTCATCTTGCTCTGGGCAAAGAGTGCTCCATAGTCCCGGCGCTCTCCAGAAGCATAGAGGTCCACCAGGCGGTCAGCCCTATCAGGTCGCACTCCAGGGGGCTGAAAGTCCCAGTGAGCCACCTGCTGCTGGTCCTCCTGGAGACCCTCTCTCCACAGTGGGCGTCGGTTCACACAAGGCAAGACCACTGAGCTGCCCAACAAGACCACAAATATAGTCTTCTCTCCATCCCAGTAACGTTTCTCTTTCCgagctggaaaacaaaagtGTGTGAAATGCATTGCTATGCAAGGTATCTGATGCATAATCACAGTGGAATAACATTAGACCCTATGCTTAGGAAGCCTCACCTGACTTAGTGACATTGAGCTGGATTTGGATGGACTGGTGAATCTGGCAGTAATGATGGTGCAGATTACAGGTATAAACTCCTCTGTCAGTTGTGACCacatctgaaaaagaaaagcatccaAACAACAGTaagatgaaataataaattGAAAAGCAAAATGTTCACTGTGGTTCTGGAACGTAAGGAAGTCTCACTGTTGATTATGAGGGAGAAGTTGCCATCATTGAAAGCAGAGTCTGGGATGGAAATGCGTCCTTTGTTGAATCCATTGTAGACCCTTTGGCGGGCTCCAGGGGACATGTCCAGGACTCTCTCTACAGAATACTCTGGGCTGCTGCGGACCAAGTCCCAATGCACCACCCTCTGACGGTCCTTCAGTCTGTCCCGGGTCCACACCATGCGGGGGCTGTGGCAGGGCAGAACGGCCTTAGACCCCTCAGGGAGCGTGATGTTCTTAGCCTCCACCACCACACCAAGCCTGCTGCTGGTGCTCTGACCCCATGCTGACACAAAGAAATGACCACATGTGCTCAGAAGGTTAATGTAGAAATTACAGAAAAGGCATGAAACATGAGCATGATGCATTCAACCATTATTAAGTCAGTGCTTcgagaaataaaaatgtcttacCTCCTGGCAGGAAGAGCACAGCAAgaactgaaaaagacaaaaacatgataAGAACTGGATCTACTGTTGTTGCTTTACATAggtttttcaaatattttggcCTTTCCACTGATGAAGTCTTGAGAAACATTTGTAATTAAAACCAGGAAAAATTACTTGAGTGGCTGGAGGATTTAAATTTGACCTGGACTGACCCAACAGCAAAAGATTTCAGAGTTGGAGTAGATGTGGGTTCAGTGAGAGGACTGTTTAAAGTAACAGAAGAAAGCTGAAGAAACATGGACATGGTGAAAAGGAAAGATTTTATAACAAAAACATTCCACACAGCACAAcaagaccagaaaaaaaagtacaccaGGTGTCAAAGGGTGTCTCTGGAgatgtattttgctgtttgttttctcactctGGAGATAGGAAATTTTCCTACAGCACATTTGCTATTTCGAATACATTTTTCCCACAGTGCTATTTTGTAGTTTGTTTACTGAAGGGCCAGCAGAGACGCATGCAGCCCAAGCATACAGAGCCTCTATTcatccaggctgctgctggcttGCTGCAAGGCCATGATCCTGAGGGGATGAAGAACCGGGCTGCTATTCAGCTCACTTCAGGCACACTACCTGGTGTCAAAAGTCCAAGAACATGACCAAACACCTGTGTATTTTTACTGTACTGGTAATGGGTACTGTGAACTATAGAGGCTAGAGGTGCAGAGTCTTCAGTatgatgttatttttcatgacTATGAGAGTatattctgcattttaaaaatattttgtctaTAATAAATTATAGATTTCAAAAATGCCAACATCTAACAAATCATTAGATGTTATGATAAGAATTAATTCCAGCATTATTCaaggaaaataataaaaaaaacggTGAAATTCAGATCATCTGTAGCTAAAATGTTTGTCTCAAGAAGATGCTGCTGACTCAGCAAACTCGATTTCCTCAGGCAGGTTGTTCCAGAGCACCGAGGCCCTGACTTTAAGTGCTCTGTACCCTCTAGTTTTAAGCCAGGCCTCTGGGACAGTTCAGAGACCAAACTATCCATAATATTTTgctcacaaaacaaacaatgagtTTACAAAATATGATGCACTGTTATAGATTAATCTATCCAATACCACTGAATGTAAGGTAGTAAAATTAGGCCCACCTCGAAAAATTACATCAGTAAAAtgcaacaaataacaaatagcTCAATCAAGTATGTTTTTATCATTGACACTGATGGCCTAACACCCAAAAGAGAGCTGCACAAATTTGTTTGGTACGCGTTGCGAGACCGTCCATCCAGGTGTTTTGCTCATCAATGGCAGCACAGGCAATAGACGTGTGCTGAGAGGTTTCATTTCACcacatttaaataataattcacTGGAGTCTACTACTGTGTCTTTATGCAGTGATTTGTACCCAGCAGTGCACGCAGTGATTTCATAAGTATGCACCAGTAGCtatataataatacatcaagCCGAGAGAAATTATCTTAGCACACACACTGGCATCGGAGAGGCGACCTCATGCTGGAAAACTCTGGTGGGTTTTCTATTGAAGGGTATAAACTTTCCTGCAGAAGGTAAAACAAAGTGTCCCAGCCCCTGTaattttctctcatctctcctccagacacacacacgcacacacaggctggTGACTAACAGGGCTAACAACGTGTCTCACTCTAAAGACTTAACAATGTGCTATTGAATTACCAGTGATAATAACAGACATTTAGCAAATGACCTTCAAAAATCACTGTTGTTATTTGTTACCCCAGGATTCACATGGAGAATCACTTAACAGAAGGTCATACGcaaggtaaaacaaaaaagttttacaTGAACGACTCAAACATAAAGCATGAAATTACTCAGTGTAATTTTTGTGATTCATGGCTGTTGTATGAGTGCAAAGTTTACTCACAGCTCTGTCACAGGTTgagaataaatcaaataaatctgTGCAGTTGCAGACTCAGCTGAACACACAAAGATACATTCAGAGGCCTGGAGCGCCTTTTGGCTGTCCTGTACATGCACTCGGGCATATATCAAATGGCAGCCAGGATTTTCAGGTATTTTTAGTCATTCACGTGTAGACACAGGGTACTTTCCATTGTGTTGACCATCAGAAATTTATATCATGCCATTATACAGTGGTAGAAAGGAATGAATTATGTTGACTCAAGTTTTAATAATACACTTTTGATGTACTTGCACTTTACAAGAATTTGATCAGTTTATTTTCtcctactttatacttctactcacCCACATTTCATAGTACACTATTGTACCTTTTACTCCACAATGTTTTCATCTCAAATGTAGTTACTcattacttttcagattaagattttacatacaaaaaacATGATACCCTCATAAAAATCTCTCTGATTTATATGAATTATAAGACATTCAACCAATGACTCATTTCCTCTTTAAACATCTCAGATTGTTTCATGCAGTATATTGGGATTTTCAATATGAACTTGTATGGGGAACcacccaaacaaaaaaacaagaaaaaacaaaagacacaaggATAGTGAGCAGTACACAAAGGAAAATAAGTGCAAAACCGTGAAATGGCAAAAAGTATTGTGCAATTAAATCTGGTTGTATAATTCTTGAGGGCCAGGTGTGCATCTCAGCAGCGTTTCCCGTCTTCTCCCTGTGTTTCAGCTGGAGAAGTGAGTAATTATCTAAAGAGCTTTCGAATTGCTGAATCTGGAGtttactcacaaaaaaaaaatcacatctgcCTTCCACCATTAAAACATGCTGTTAATGACAGAAAGGATTTGTGGTAGGTGGTAGGTGTCTGTTAAGAAAGTGGGGGGGGGCTACCTTCATGTTGTCTTCTCTGGGGGAAATAATCACTCAGATGAGATGTTGTTGAGGAGTTATCACTCTGTGGACATTTTTGTCAATTAGGTCCTGATTTAATGccataaaaaaacaatcaatctGATCAGGTTTTTGGAAAAAGATCCCTTTGTCCGTTTCCTGTCCGTATGATAGTCTAACTGTGTGAGGTTGGGAAGGGCGAGGGTTTTGGTCCCTAAACGTTGAGTGTCCTCACTGTAACCTTCTTAATGGTTGTTTCTGGTGCCAATGAATGGAGCTAAATGATCTAATATTTCAtgaaaaagcaaagattagAGACAAgtccaaaacaatgaaaacaaatctgagTGGAAGAATTTTGggttttctgcttttcactAATCATCTCCTGACCCCACTGATATATCTTTTGACCCACTGGAGGGGCCCAACCCCTAGGTTAGGAACCACTGGACTTAACTACAGAGCTAtgtatctgtatatatatacacatacacatatacatatacatggtGGAACTCCTTTTGGGACGATGCACCACCTGTGGGGATATCAGGGGATTTGTAAGTACTATGCTTTCTTGCTCATGCATTGTGTATAACTGATGTTGCCCAAATGTCAGAGAAGTAAACAGCTTTTTTGGAGCAATGTGGAGGAACCtgcacatttttctgttgtgaaaaaTGTGGGCTCAGAAAGTCAAGGGATGTGTAGAGCTGTCCAGaacacacatttttactgtGACCTTGTCATTTTCTGCCTTTGCATGAGCAGACACACGTTTATTAGCTTATTTTGTTCAAAACAACATTTCTACTCTTTTCCGTGCCACGTTGTTGGTGCCCGTTAACGAGGACAGAGCCCATCATAAACACGGTTGGAGTGGTAaaacccccctcctcctccacgtcGCCCGGACTCACAACAGCCCACTCGTGGTGAAACACTCATTACTGACACATATAATGACTGGCTGCTGGATTGTGCTGACTCCTCTACTCAGACCACAGTTAACAAGAAACACATTGGGCtgaagccataaaaaaaaaaagaaaaaaggaaaaaaattccCCCGGATACATTGAAACAGTCTATATCAACAGGCCGAGGCGAGTCAGAGGCGTGCAACGTTAATGTAGCCTACACCGCCTCATTTTAAGCCCATGCAACGGATCCATGCTggatccattttattttcacaactcggaacatttcaaaataaaggcagagaaaaaactaacaactatttttttaaaatctgtaaatTTAGTAACATGCTTATAGAGAGATTTTAGTTTAAGATTAGATAGATTGGGTTTTTAAAAATGCACCAATGCAATATGAATAATTATAAattgataaaatattttaaatagcCTATATAAGAAGATAGGCACAAAATGAGCAGCTTTccgatttttaaaaacatcagacTATACTTACCGCCACTATAActagtttttaaaaatcatgtGGACTGCTGTTGTGTCcataataaatgaacaaataaaagtataaataatatacaaagagaaaaggatCAGGAGTCCTGATTTTAACTATTAAAAATTGTACCgcaactaaaaacaaaaaaaaaatgttattgttagGTTATAGCTTACATTGCAAAGACATTGCAAGTGAAGTTGAAAAATCtatttgaaattattattattttttacattgcaGAAGAGCAGACCTGAGAACTGAGTAGCTCTCGGCTTTTGTTCCCGACGGGTGATTCTAACCTGGATCCCATTATGGCACAAAGAAAGTTTCCTCAAGTTATGTTTCTCTCATAAAAGCGAGACAACTGAAGAACTTACTGTGAAGGAGAATCATATCGAGGTGCATCTTTTTCACAGTGCTGACAGCGGAGGTAAAAGCCTGTCAGAGGTGGTGCGCGCAtcaaatgataaaaacacaagaatGCCTCAAGTTCACCGAGCTGCGGCTCAGCTGTATTTTGTTATAATCCTGCCGTCTGAAGCCTGCGCACACGCTCCGCCTCCGCCAGCCGATGAAATCCAAAACCTTCGCTGCTGAGCTCTTCACGACAAACATGAGTAACAGAATAATAAACGTGCTGCAAGGCTTTTTAGAAAACCACAATACACCCACATACTAGACAAACATGAATTTTGCCCTCAAGGTACAACAGGGTTTGTCCCGGTAACCACTCAAATCCAAAACATAGGACTGGAACTTTTCCAGCGATCACAAATTGAGAGGTCTTAAAATACGAGATACGGATATTAAACAAAAGACAGGCTACTGCCTAATGATACGACAGTATCCATTTGTTTGCATTAGTTATGCTGCTAAGCACAGAGCGTAGAACAGGTTTATATTTTCAATCAAGTTATTTTACATTGAGGCCTATTAATTAGTTTTATTGTagaagcatttttttaaatgccactTTTTGACTTACGTTTCAATGCtcttattgttttggttgtgCTATAAAGACTACCACAGTGGTGACAGTGGTAATGGGGGGCgcattttatttcagattttgcACAATACTGCCATCCACAGTACAATCAGGAAACATGTAAACTGTTCTGGGGGATAAAATAATCCTAACAGAAAACTACAGCACACTATGCTTTGGGCTTGACAGAGAAAGATTTTTATTAGATTACGTACACTTTGTTAAAAATAATTGTATATGTCATACTTCATACAGCATATGTCCTCATCAGTGAAACATACTTCAGTTAAGCTGCACAACGTAGGCTGACTGTTTTAAGTgcagtgtgtgaagtgtgttgtTGCTGAGACGCACTCTGGAAccactgtctgtgtttctcaccGCCTTTTGCTTCTCTGATGTTGAACGTAGATCTTAGGTGCACTCCATCCGTCAGGAGCCTTCTTCAGTCCAGCTCCTGTCCAAATCCTTTTCAAATCCGCCTCAAATCGTTTCTGTGCAGgatgaagacaaacatttgcCCATGTTAATGTTAAGTAAACTCATGTTCAGCTAGTTATAGAAAATTGTGCTGTAATTAGAGTAAATCAAGCTTAAAACAAATCCACACGCTATGACGCATCAAACTGAGAATAATTTactgaaaagaacagaaaaaaacagaaagaaatcatTTGACTCACAAGTGTGACAAGACTGGATAAAAGAATTTGTCTAGAGAAAAATCTCACCTGTTTCTTCCTCCCCCTGCCCTCCAGCACTCTCCTTTTCAAGAACTTAATCCGTTTTTGCAGCTTCCTATATTTATGCTGGTTCATCTTCCGCCGTCTGATCTTCAGAACATTCTTACATATAAGCGGTGTTGCTGAGCCCGTGTCATCCTCCAAAACAGGGACAGAGATGGGTGGCAGCACCTTCTCTTCCAGCAGCTCTATGTCCTCCTGTGGTGGAGAGGACTCTAGCAGGGGAGGAAGGGAGTAGCGCAGGGAGAGCCAGCTCTCCAGAGGACTTACTGACAGTTTCCGTGGCACAAGAGCCTCGTCCAGCTCTGGCTCAAGCTGTATCCATCGAGGGGGAGGTGTGTTGTCTGCTGCTGTTGAGTAGTTTCTAAATTTTGGTTTTAATGATAAACAGTAAGCAGGAACAACCGGCTGTATGGACGCATTCAAAATGTCTCCATGGGTTTGAAGTGCACCTGGGTattaaaacaaaaggaaattaGGTAATCCTGAATTATATTACTTACACAGGAATTAGAGTTAAAGTTGACACAGAAGGATAGCTTGTTCATACTTACAAGTTGCTCTACGTAATAGATTGAGACGAGGGACAACCTTTGAAGTAAACATTGTTAACGATCATCCAAATCAGGTCATCAGGAATGGGTTGACTGGTCACATGTGCTGTAGGCATGAACAAAATACTGTTAGTCAAAGCTTACATAAAACTCAGAAAAAGCTTTATGTAAAAGTCAATAATAAGCTAAGCGATTTATTTTTGTCCAACTACTTTTTCCAAGGTATAAAAAGAACATCCAAGCAGAACTCTGTACATCTTGTTTTGACCAACCAAGCAAtccaaaacacaacaatgtttaatttatgatataaaacaacaacagagaaaaacagcaaatcctcacagtGGAGAAGATGGAACCACATGACAGTTGgaattttttaatattaaatgttCCTGTGCGGTAACAAAGACCTTTATAGTCTTGTAATAACACTTGAattaatatt
Coding sequences within it:
- the LOC121187898 gene encoding matrix remodeling-associated protein 8-like: MHLDMILLHILAVLFLPGAWGQSTSSRLGVVVEAKNITLPEGSKAVLPCHSPRMVWTRDRLKDRQRVVHWDLVRSSPEYSVERVLDMSPGARQRVYNGFNKGRISIPDSAFNDGNFSLIINNVVTTDRGVYTCNLHHHYCQIHQSIQIQLNVTKSARKEKRYWDGEKTIFVVLLGSSVVLPCVNRRPLWREGLQEDQQQVAHWDFQPPGVRPDRADRLVDLYASGERRDYGALFAQSKMSVAEDAFTFGDFSLTISDLKPVDKGLYSCHLHHHYCGLHERRIFRLTVGPPLPLAPTTAPRVFQNDEPEPRLDEVESPRVVNVILPEHRGYFMQHLGYFLATFLLLAFIVVAVIVLTRRRKKRGLEYELRRSERGNMISGGEMSLDCTELKMCNQEPLNSDYKNNLLKERDTKDCNKDFDGKQWK
- the aurkaip1 gene encoding aurora kinase A-interacting protein, which encodes MFTSKVVPRLNLLRRATCALQTHGDILNASIQPVVPAYCLSLKPKFRNYSTAADNTPPPRWIQLEPELDEALVPRKLSVSPLESWLSLRYSLPPLLESSPPQEDIELLEEKVLPPISVPVLEDDTGSATPLICKNVLKIRRRKMNQHKYRKLQKRIKFLKRRVLEGRGRKKQKRFEADLKRIWTGAGLKKAPDGWSAPKIYVQHQRSKRR